GATTGAGTCAGGGAAGTTTCAAGTTGAATCTTTTGGCTGCCTCTACTGGATTTGTTTTCTCATTAAGGGTAGACAGCTGTTGTTGAATGCATTATTTTTTGCTTCGTCCATTTTTTAAGATTCTGGgttcttttatgttttattgGTGTTTTCTGAAGCTTTAACGTTTAGCAGGCTTCAAATATAATTTGGAGGGTTGTTCATTGTGAATTGTGATGTCACCACCGCTGCTTGGTGttggggaggaggaggagggtcACAGTGATGTTACATTATTATCTTCCTCGGTTTCTATGGAGAGTGTATGCCACAATAGCTCGGAATTGAAGGAGCGAAATTACATGGGATTATCCGATTGCTCTTCGGTAGACAGTTCGAAAGTCTCTACTGTCTCTGGTGGAAGTAAAAATAGTCTGAATCTGAAGGCTACAGACCTTAGACTTGGGCTTCCTGGATCCCAGTCTCCTGAGAGAGACTCAGAACTGAGGCTAATCTCCACTCAACTTGATGAGAAACCCCTATTCCCGTTGCATCCTATAAAGGATGGCAACTACTCTTCATTGCAGAAAACAGTCGTTTCAGGCAACAAGAGAGGTTTCTCTGATGCTATGGATGGGTTCTTGGAGGTAAAAACAACCTCTTTGTATGAAAGAGAATTGGatctgtttatttattttaggatCACGTCAGGCTTTACAACGGCCATATTTGTGATGCAGGGGAAATATGCTAATTCAGAGGTAAACTTGTTGCTGTCACCCAGGACTTCTCCAAACTTGGGATTGAAAACTGGTTCTGGACTTGAGAACCTTGCGACTCAACCAGCCAAAACAAAAGAGGTTGCATCAGCAAAGATAGTACAAGAGAGGCCCCATGCTGTCAATGAAACCAGACCGAATCATAATGGATCTGGAAATAGTACTAGCAGTGCACCTGCTACCAAGTAAGTGATTCAAAAAGTTTATCTGTAGCATTGAATATTGTTTTTGGTCATAGCTTCTGCCTTAACAAAGAAAATGGAGTCTCAGCTTCCTTGTATGTTAGGGCACAGGTTGTGGGTTGGCCACCTATAAGATCATTTAGGAGGCAAACTCTGGCCACTACATCAAAGAACACTGAGGAAGTAGAGGGAAAATCAGGGCCTGGTGCTTTGTTTGTCAAGGTCAGCTTGGATGGTGCTCCTTATTTGAGGAAAGTAGATTTGAAAAATTACTCTGCATACCAGGAACTTTCTTCTGCTCTGGAAAAGATGTTCAGTTGTTTTACCATAGGTGAGTTATTGCAAAGATTCAATTGTTATACAAATGCCTtagtttatttgtttatagTTATGTAATTTATGCTGAATTCTGAGTTTAACTTCCAAAGCTGCTGTATTTGCATGGATCCAGTTACTGCTCTGTTGGTATGATTTCAGGTCAATATGGATCTCATGGAGCTCCGGGCAGAGAGATTAGCGAAAGCAAGCTGAAAGATTTGCTTCATGGCTCAGAATATGTTCTAACTTACGAGGACAAAGATGGTGACTGGATGCTTGTGGGTGATGTCCCTTGGAAGTAAGTTGTCATTCACTTGCACATATGTTTCTCTACTAATTGCTCTTTTCTATGTACACAATTGACTTAATGTTGATACAAAATCGGAAAAACTGTCACATCTTATGCATAGACCGATATCAGAGTTACAATTAGTATTAAGTTGCAGAGATGGTTATGTGCTATTTTGGCTATAATATACAAGCTGAATTGATTTTTAAATTCTGCAAAGTCAATGAAGTGTTGATTTTTCATGGATGGTTGTTAGGTATCTTGCATGGGTTGTGTGTATGAGCTTCATATATAGCATGCAGGTCATTTAGTGAAAGTACATTATGCAAAGAATTGCCCAAGACCTCAGTTATTTCAAAGTTTGCATTTAAGTTATTCTATTGGAACCTTAGATCACGACCATCATCTTCGTATTAACTTGGATGGCTTGAACTTGAAAAACATGTGAAAATTTGATGAACCTGCGAGTGATGAAGACAAATGTGATATTGTAATGTGTAAACCATAGAACTTGATATTAGTCATGTGTATGGACACAAAGGGAGACTCTTGTTCagaaatatgagagagagagagagagagagagagagagagagagagagagagagagagagagagagatgtgatctgttttcttttatcagGATTACACTGCTTCAACATCTGGGCATCATGGgatctgttttcttttattagcACTGACCTCTGATGTCGCAAAATATGGGTATCATGGTTGGTGTGCTTTAATTTTCTGCCATAGGCTGATATGTTACCATGTGTCAATGTCCATTTAATTGCTATCTTGCATCAGGTCATATTGCTTCAGTGAAGTTAATATGTAGTGTTCTGAATTTTGAATACGTTCCAAggcattttatattttaatattaaaatctGATTGAAAATTTGGACTTTGGCAGCATGTTCATTGATACCTGCAAAAGGATGAGAATTATGAAGAGCTCAGACGCCATTGGCCTAGGTGAGTATATTATATGTTCCGTTGATTCCTTTAATTATGATCTATTACAGGATTAAAACAGCTTTTCCTCCCACAATTGATTTACGTACTCTACTGCTTTTACTCCAGCTATAATCCCATAGATAACATATATTATCAAGGAGTTGTAGTTTTATCTAACTTTTGAACTTTACGTTGTCAGGATTGCGATAATAGAACTAGTTAGGTGGTGATTATGATGTATGCCattagtaaataaataaattgaacaaataaTCAGAACTGAAGTTTTACATTATTGGGAAATGCTAGCCACCTTCCCCTCTTGccttccctttttttccttcctcatTCATTGTGTCACGTGTATTCCAATCACACATAAATCTATGTATTTAATGTGTTCCAAAATTCTTTGTTCTCTTTACAAGCAAAATATTAGGACTTTGCATTAAATACATAGATTTATGTGTGAGTGTAATACACGTGGCACAAAATGAATGGGGAAGGCAAGAATGAGAAGGCAAGAGGGAGAGCAGCTAGGAGTCCCCTTTTACTACAGTACGAGGACATCACAGCAATTTGCACTTGTTTTCAgatatttgtgttttttttgaaGAATTGGGAAGTAGGGGTTATGTAAGGGTTGCCTGTGGGTTGGGCCAGACCATGCCATGTGGGCCTGCTGACGGGAATGTATTAGCTGTTACCTCTTCTTGCCTAGTAGCAGTAGCGCTAGGCTGTTCTTCTCTTTGTAGTTGGGAGACCTGGAAGCCCGCCTTAGACAGGGCAAGTGGATTGCATCTGGCTCAGGCTCCTATTATGAGGGTTGAGTTGGGTGGCCCACTAACGAGTTCGGGTTAGGTAAAGTCTACATGGCTAGCTGGCAGCAGTTTTTCTAATGAGGCTAACTCACATTTGCACGTAACTTTGCTTAGTCTAAGTTTGATAATTACCcacaattatataaattaaaaaaaattaaagaatcaaaataaaactaagGGAGCCATAGTAAAGAAATGTATGTATTGCTGTGTGAAAATGTTTTTCTAGACCTTTTGCTCTAATTCAATTCATAATTCGGGTCCTGAAGTTTGCTAAAATCAATTTCTGACATGTCCAGGTTCCTTCTGTCATTGTTATGAATGATAAACTGTTAGGGTTTCTTTGCTAAACATCCGACTATGAGACGGTGAAATTTACATGCATATTGGATCGTAGTTGAGATTTGATTCTAGAATGGGGGGATCATTTTTcctaaattacaaaattaatact
The window above is part of the Prunus dulcis chromosome 1, ALMONDv2, whole genome shotgun sequence genome. Proteins encoded here:
- the LOC117620834 gene encoding auxin-responsive protein IAA8-like isoform X2, which translates into the protein MSPPLLGVGEEEEGHSDVTLLSSSVSMESVCHNSSELKERNYMGLSDCSSVDSSKVSTVSGGSKNSLNLKATDLRLGLPGSQSPERDSELRLISTQLDEKPLFPLHPIKDGNYSSLQKTVVSGNKRGFSDAMDGFLEGKYANSEVNLLLSPRTSPNLGLKTGSGLENLATQPAKTKEVASAKIVQERPHAVNETRPNHNGSGNSTSSAPATKAQVVGWPPIRSFRRQTLATTSKNTEEVEGKSGPGALFVKVSLDGAPYLRKVDLKNYSAYQELSSALEKMFSCFTIGQYGSHGAPGREISESKLKDLLHGSEYVLTYEDKDGDWMLVGDVPWNMFIDTCKRMRIMKSSDAIGLAPRSMEKCRNRN
- the LOC117620834 gene encoding auxin-responsive protein IAA8-like isoform X1, whose translation is MSPPLLGVGEEEEGHSDVTLLSSSVSMESVCHNSSELKERNYMGLSDCSSVDSSKVSTVSGGSKNSLNLKATDLRLGLPGSQSPERDSELRLISTQLDEKPLFPLHPIKDGNYSSLQKTVVSGNKRGFSDAMDGFLEVKTTSLYERELDLFIYFRITSGFTTAIFVMQGKYANSEVNLLLSPRTSPNLGLKTGSGLENLATQPAKTKEVASAKIVQERPHAVNETRPNHNGSGNSTSSAPATKAQVVGWPPIRSFRRQTLATTSKNTEEVEGKSGPGALFVKVSLDGAPYLRKVDLKNYSAYQELSSALEKMFSCFTIGQYGSHGAPGREISESKLKDLLHGSEYVLTYEDKDGDWMLVGDVPWNMFIDTCKRMRIMKSSDAIGLAPRSMEKCRNRN